The segment TCTACATTAATATTGATAAGTTTCCTGCTAAAGAACTTAATGAAATTGATCGATTATGGCGACAGTATAGCAACTCTCACTTTGGTTTTAGTGTGCAAAAAACCATTTATAAGCGCGAAAGTTATCAGCAATTTATTACTAATGTCGGGTGGTATAAAGGAGGTTCTTGGTCTGCTCTCTCTTTTTCGGAAACTGCACCAAAAGGACACTTACCTTACTGTGGATGGTATTTTTGGCAAGGAAAAAGAAGTTTGGCGCACAGTTTGATGAAACGTCACTCATCTTTATCTCATCAAGGACATTTCCATCAACCTCACCCTCATCCTCCTCATCAACATTCCAGTGATGGCGCAGCTGGTGCCGCTGGTGCTGGTATTTTAGGATTACTAACTCCTGCTGCACCTTTCATATTGGGAGCCGCCGCCATTGCTGGGGCCGGTTATTTGATTCACCGTGCAGCAACTAAAGAAGAAAGAGAAAGGAAGGAGAGATTAGAGAGAGAAGAAATGGAAAGGAAGCAGAGACAAAAACAATTAGAGGAGGAAAATAAAGTACAGAAAAATATTGGTACGCTTTTTGGTTTAGTTGATGACAATACTCCTAAAAAAACCTCGATACTAGGTGCTATACCTAAAGCAAGCCAAACCATCAGCGCTAACTCATTCTTGCACCGACGTTCTCACCCACCAGGGGTTTAAACCCTTGGCTAATAGCGCAAATCCGTTAAAACTGATAACTTGCACCAGTCTCAGAAACCGGGTTTTTTGAAAAAACCCGGTTTCTGTGCTGAAGTGATATACCTAAAGCAAGCCAAGCGATTAGCTATAACTCAGATCTTGCACCAAAGTTTTCACCCGCCAGGGGTTAAAACCCCTGGCTAATAGCGCAAGTCCGTTTTAACGGAGTAATCTTTTCTACAGTCCACTGAAGTGGACTTTCGTTATTAGGCGGGGACTTGAGTCCCCGGCGGGTGTGGACAACACCGCCGATTAAAGCATCTTTTAATGCCAGTCGCGTGCAGGGACAGGTGCAGGATGTTATCAGCGCATAGCCAGAATAAATTCCTCAAATTACCCAAAATGATTACCGAATTAGACCGAGTTGCTTTAACTACCGATTTACCAGAATATAATTTAAAAACAGGCGATATTGGCACTGTTGTATTAGTCCATCAAGAAGGTTTGGGATATGAAGTAGAATTTCTGACACTCACAGGACAAACAGTTACAATTATTTCCTTATTTAGTTCTCAAGTTCGTGCGATTGGCGACAGAGAAATTGCCCAAGCGCGAGTTCTCACATAATCGTTAATTTGTTGTGGTAAAGGTGAGACGCAAACAAGAAACCGGGTTTTTTGGAAAAACCCGGTTTCTGTGCTGAAGTGCGATCTTTTTATTTAATATAATTGACAAAAATTGCTGAATATGATTATATATGTTATAATAATATTATTTTCAAACTAATAAATATATCCTTTAACTCGCTCCTACCAGTAGGATAAACTAAAAACAACAATATTCAACTAAACATCAAGCGTATGATCCAACAACTTCAACCTCAAACTAAAAGACCTATTGTTTATCCTGATAGTGATGGGCAACCGATGTCTGATAATACTCTGCAATTTCAATGGATAGTGACAATTAAAGAAAACTTGGAATTGTTATTTTCTAACGAGCCGAATGTTTTTGTTGCAGGGGATTTACTGTGGTATCCCGTTGAAGATAATAATATCATACGTCGCGCACCTGATGCAATGGTTGTGTTTGGTAGACCCAAAGGATATCGAGGTTCCTATAAACAATGGGAAGAAAATGATATTCCACCACAAGTGGTATTTGAGATTCTTTCGCCAGGTAATACCATTAAAGAAATGGGGGCTAAACTCCAGTTTTATCAACAATATGGGGTTGAGGAATATTATCTCTACGATCCTGAAAAAGTGGATTTAGGAGGATGGCAAAGAACCGATGAACAACTAACCATCATTGAGGAAATTCAAGGTTGGGTGAGTCCCCGTTTAGGAATTAGATTTGAAATGTCTGAAGAATTGCAAATTTTTACTCCAACAGGAGAACGATTTTTAACGTTTGTGGAATTGGGACAACTCAATCAACAAATGGAACAACAATTGCAACAAGAACGCCAACGGGCTGAACAAGCAGAGGCGCGGTTAAAAGAGTTAGAAGAACGGTTAAGAAGTTTAGGGGTTGATCCCAATCTTTAGTATTTATAGCAAACAAGAAACCGGGTTTTTCCAAAAAACCCGGTTTCTGTGCTAAAGTGCGATCGCCATTTTAAACATATTCCCCTAATCCGGCTCTTTTGCTAACAACTGCTGAACCAAAACTCGATCCGCCTCTGATAAATTAGGAACGATTTACGAAGTATAATTAATTCTATAATCATAACCTGCCTTATCATAAATCTCACTAAATAATTGCTGTAAATTAACCGTTGGCTCAATATCTTCCGAACGCAAAGGCAGAGAAAAAGCAGGAAGATAATCTTTCAAATTAAAGGCATATAATTCAGCTTGCGGTCGATGGCTGTAGCGGCTAATTAAAACTCGATAATCTGACTTAATATCATTTTCCAAAATCGGCATAGGTTGGAAACTTCTAATTAAATCAATTTCTACTAAATTCGTTAAACTTCCTAAAATTCGCTGACGTTTTTGGAGATAACTATCTCTTCCTTCCCCAGCACGTTTATTAACAGGGGATAAAATTTCAATGACGGTAACAACTAAACTTGTGCCTCTGTCTCTTACCTCTAAATAATTTTGTTTAATTTTTTCAGGTATTGGCACAGTAACCGTCATTGGTTGAACGGGAGATGAAACAACGGCTACAGCGATTTGAGAAGGGGATTGATTAAGATTGGAAGATTGACGTTTGACTGCTAAATCAGGAAGACCCACTAATAGCGAATTATCACCATTAGAAGGATTAATTTCATAAATGCGCTTTTCAATCGCAATTTCATACTTAGGACGAACTTGAGGAACTAAAGAATCTGCAAGTGCCACAATTAACCGACTATGAACTTCCGGCCAAAAATCAGGATGTTCCAAATAAGGGTCAAAGCCTGGAAAAGGTGAAGGCATCGATTTATCTCGAATCAGTGCAACTCTGAATTTAGTAGGATAAACTAATCATAGCAATTTTTTATTTGACAATATGGCACAGGGGGGCGAATCGCTCATGCTCCAAGTAAAAGACAAACTTACTCTGGCAGAATTTCTGGCGATACCAGAAGGTGATGTGACTTACGAATTAGTGGATGGTGAGGTAATACCAAAAATGTCACCCAAAAAATTTCATTCTCGCCTGACTAGGGTGCTACTTCAGTTGTTGGATGAATGGTGTGCTGGACGAGGTGAGGTTTGTCCAGAATTAGCGATTAAATTAACTCGAAGAGGTCGAGATTGGGTACCAACGCCCGATATTCTGTACATTTCTGCCGATCGGTTTCCGCCAGACTGGGAGGAAGATGGAGCCTGTCCCGTTCCCCCAGAATTGGCGATAGAAATTATATCACCCGGACAAACTTTTGGGCAATTAGCTGCGAAAGCAAGAGATTATTTGGATGCGGGGGTGTTGCGAGTTTGGGTGGTAGATAGTCAAGCGAGAAGCATTACGGTTTTTTATCCAGATGCGCCACCGCAGACTTATATGGGAGATACGCCGTTAATTGATTCTCTATTTGATGGTTTAGAAATTACGGCTGAACAGGTTTTTCAATTAGCAAGAATACCAGGCTAGCCCGTATTTCTCCCCCCTCTCCTCCAGAGGAGAGGGGGGTAGGGGGGTGAGGTTCCCCTTAAATTACTAATTCTGACAATAAAACCTTAAAGCCGTATTCCCATAAACTTTTTCGCGGCAAATTTCCAAGGAGGGAATCTCTTCCACATTCCATAAATCTGGACTGTGTTCAACTGCGATCTCACCGTCTTCATTTAGCAGCTGATATTGTGCGATCGTATCCAACACCGACTGATACAAATTGCTGGCGTAAGGTGGATCGAAATAAATGCGATCGAACTTCTGTCCTTCTAGCATTTTCAATCGCTGCACAACATCCCCTCGCAACACTTCAAAAGTCTGTCCGGGTTGGACTACTTGCTGCCAGTTTTGTTGTATAATACCACAGGCGCGACTCGATTTTTCAATTCCCACTACATAACTCGCACCCCGACACAAAGCCTCCGCACCCATCGATCCTGTACCCGCGCACAAATCTAGCCACCGACAGTCTTCAATTGTGCCTTGCCAAATGTTAAAAACCGCCTCCCGCACTCGTGCTAAAGTGGGTCGGGTGGTTTGACCGGGCAAAGTTTTCAATTGCCGATTACCGTAAATTCTCAGACTCATAACAGAAACGAAAAAAATATTAATATTTGCTGCCAACTTCACAAGCTTAAATATCTTATTGGTTAGTCCATCACAAATCGGGAAAAACTTATTTATGACTCAGACATACATTGTCAAAAAAGGAGACACTCTGGCGCAGATAGCCGAAATGTTCTACGGAACTCGTAATTGGAAACCAATTTACGAGGCGAATCGTAAATTGATTGGGCTTGATACCAATACAATTGTTCCCGATCAACAACTTGTCATTCCCGACTTATACACTGTTCAAACTGGAGACACTTTGACGCGGATAGCCAAGAGTTACTACGGAAATCCATTCGATTGGCCTCGAATTTACCGAGCAAATCGCGATGTAATTGGGGAAAATCCTCGCCAAATTATTCCCGGTCAACTACTTGTAATTCCCTATTAGAAACCATTGCTAGAACACCGATTCAGTAATACTTCCTGATGCCTTTTTAGCTTGTAGGGGCGAAGCATTCGGGTATAAAATATATCGCTCTACCCTATATTTTCTGCCCGAATGCTTCGCCCCTACGATTACTATTTCTACTCCTGCTATTTTCGCTAGACGAGAACAGGACTTTGTACTTGTGCCACGAAATTTGACAGAATTTGTAACCCAGTAGTAGAAGATTTTTCAGGGTGAAATTGAACTGCCATTAAGTTATTTCGGGCAATTGCAGCTGTCACTTTTTGACTGCCGTGGGTCACAGTAGCGGCACAAATTTTGGGGTCAACTGGATCAACATAGTAGGAATGGACGAAATAAACCCAAGACTCAGAAGACAAACCTTGCCAAAGTGACACTTTTGGTTGGGTAAACTCCAGTTGATTCCAACCCATGTGGGGAATTGTCAGTCCGGGTTCGGGACGAAACCGCCGCACAATACCGGGAATAATACCTAGACCTGGTTCGTTGCCTTCTTCGCTACGATCGAATAAAATTTGCAGACCCAGGCAAATCCCTAAGAATGGTTTGCCGGAAGCTAGAGCCTGTTTGATTGGTTCGACTAAGCCGCGCGATCGCAATTGTTGCACAGCTGGGTCGAAAGATCCCACTCCCGGCAACACCACTGCATCCGCCTGCGCGATATCTGTTGGAGAATCAGTTATCTTAGGGATTGCACCAGCTTTCTCCAACCCTTTGCAGACTGAGTGCAGATTCCCCATGTCGTAATCTACAACAGCGATAAGTGACATCGATCCATTCCCCTTATTGAGTCTTGATGACTGTCTCCATTTTAGTTGTATATGACTAAAAAAATCCTGCTGACATCATTTACCACCTGGCAACCTCATCAAAAGTCTAATTCATCTGATGATTTATTGATAGAACTTGCCAAAAGTACAGATAGGAATCCTCCCGCTGCCACATCGCCATCTTTAAGTTTTTTGAGGCAATTGCCCGTTGATGTTCAGCAAGCAAGCAGTCGTGCGATCGCCCAAATAGACTCACTCAATCCCGATATTATCATCTGCTGTGGCATGGCAGAGGGACGCCAACAACTCACCGTGGAATCTAATGCTACCTCTGAAAATCATGTAATTAAAACTTGGGTCAATCTCGATAAATTAATTGCCGATTTAAAGGTAACACAGATTAGTCACGACGCTGGTAAATTCGTCTGTGAAGGACTTTATTATTCAATCTTGAAATACTTGCGCGATCGCCAACTCAACAGCCGCTGCATCTTTGTCCATATCCCGATTATAACTCCAGATAATGTAGCTGATATTAAGACAGATTTTTCACAAATCATCGACAGGTTAGCGCTTTTAAACTGAAGTCTCACGCCCATTTAAAGTTTCTCAAGTTGGTTGAAGTAAACTGAGTGTTAAAGCTTTCAAATTTCAGATTTCAGATTTGCTAATTAACTCTGCAGGCTGGGCCAAAGCGCTACATTGCGAACCCTTAACCAAAAATTTGAAATTTGAAATCTACGATCTGAAATTATCAGTAAATTCTATTTTCCAAACCCTTTGACTTCCTTCTTTTGCGCTTTGGGTTTAGACTTAGATTTGTTGACTTCTGCTACAGCTTCTTGAAACAGATTGTGCAAATGTTCGGGAACACTCGCAATTTCTGGTAATTCTGGTTCCAGTGGTTTATTAAATTCTTGAAGCAAACTGTCTAAATTGCTTTCCAGACTAAAATTCGGACGCACTAAAACTCCTTCCAACACCTTTGCCAACTGAACTGGGTACTGTTCCGCTAACCGATGCCAAATGAAAACATTAATTGTAGGTTCTTCTAAGTAGTGGCGAATTAGTTTTTCAGCATTAGGGATACTTTGCCAATCTTCTGCTTCTAAAATTGCCTTAAACTTAATATAAGTTGGCAGAAACATCTGTCCCCAGCGGGGATGAGCGAGAACTGTCACCTGTTCGGCTTTTTTTAGATTGTCAGGCAACTCAACTTGGGGCATCATCATTTTGGTGTTTCCCTTGCTGCTAAATAATTGGGAAACTGTTTTTGAATCTGCACCTGCTTCTTTTGCCGCCGCTTTTATTTCCTCTTCTGAAATGCCAGCTTCTTCAGCTATTTCTTCTAGCGATTTAGAATCATCAATACCTGCTGCTGCAAGCCGTCGCTTAGTCATTACTTCTTGAAATTCGCTCAGCTTTTTGTTTAGCTGATAACCCGGCATAATCACTTCATCGCTGCCGAAAAAGTCAACAAAGTCATTGTGAAATTGTTCGACAGACTGCCACGCTTGCTCTAGCAAATCTGGGGCATCGCTGTAAAGATCTTTTTTGTGGTTCTGCTTAAAGTTACCAATTGCTACTGCCAATTTAGGTTTGCCTAAATTACCCATTGGCGAACATGGGCCAGAAAACATCCAGTAGCTATCGGTAACGGGAGAAATGCGGGTGAGTAAAATTTCTCCTAATTTAAACGAAGCCATTTCCTCTAGCGTGCGGGGGTCGTTTGGTTTCACAATATAATTCTTGGCTGTAAGCCAGTTTATCAGATCAAAGCCATCTGGTAGAATTTGGGTAACGGCAAATAAGCCAGTGAAGCTGCGTCGCCAGTTGTTGAGAAGAGTGCGATCGCTCTCTGATAGTTCTGGCTGACTTTGCAAAAACAAATCCAGCGGTGTCTGATCTCCGACTTTCCCCTCGGTCAGAAAAGTATCAATTAGGAGGTTTTTCTCGTAAGCAGCATCATAGCGATTGTCTTGAGAACGTGCATTGGCGGCAAAGTAAGACTCCAGCGCTACCGCCAAGTCTCCTTCAGCCTCTAGGACAAATTCGATTAAATCTTGTTTGAGTTGGCGCGATCGATCCAAAATGGCATCCACAAGCTGACCTCTCGGTTACAATCTTTTATATTAAGGCAAAGACAAGGCGATCGATCGTACATACCCGCTGATTTCCGCAGCTTTCCAATTTTTTAGTATAGATGATGATTCTTTCTACCACCTCGCGGTAGATTTATCTGAATTATCCTGAGTTTGCCCCAGATATCTACGCTGCATGGCATGGAGTTGGTTTTGGAAGTGTGGCTCTTCCGTATTTACTATGCTATTTGAGCAGAGGCGCAGAGGCGCAGAGGAATAAAAATGTGATTTTTTTGAACAAAAGCATAAC is part of the Argonema galeatum A003/A1 genome and harbors:
- a CDS encoding GUN4 domain-containing protein; the encoded protein is MDLYEIILYQSEYLGKNQAQLKALLKEKLTAKDWKEANNLTRVLMMEISCLFDDDGYIYINIDKFPAKELNEIDRLWRQYSNSHFGFSVQKTIYKRESYQQFITNVGWYKGGSWSALSFSETAPKGHLPYCGWYFWQGKRSLAHSLMKRHSSLSHQGHFHQPHPHPPHQHSSDGAAGAAGAGILGLLTPAAPFILGAAAIAGAGYLIHRAATKEERERKERLEREEMERKQRQKQLEEENKVQKNIGTLFGLVDDNTPKKTSILGAIPKASQTISANSFLHRRSHPPGV
- a CDS encoding DUF4926 domain-containing protein — translated: MLSAHSQNKFLKLPKMITELDRVALTTDLPEYNLKTGDIGTVVLVHQEGLGYEVEFLTLTGQTVTIISLFSSQVRAIGDREIAQARVLT
- a CDS encoding Uma2 family endonuclease codes for the protein MIQQLQPQTKRPIVYPDSDGQPMSDNTLQFQWIVTIKENLELLFSNEPNVFVAGDLLWYPVEDNNIIRRAPDAMVVFGRPKGYRGSYKQWEENDIPPQVVFEILSPGNTIKEMGAKLQFYQQYGVEEYYLYDPEKVDLGGWQRTDEQLTIIEEIQGWVSPRLGIRFEMSEELQIFTPTGERFLTFVELGQLNQQMEQQLQQERQRAEQAEARLKELEERLRSLGVDPNL
- a CDS encoding DUF4058 family protein, whose protein sequence is MPSPFPGFDPYLEHPDFWPEVHSRLIVALADSLVPQVRPKYEIAIEKRIYEINPSNGDNSLLVGLPDLAVKRQSSNLNQSPSQIAVAVVSSPVQPMTVTVPIPEKIKQNYLEVRDRGTSLVVTVIEILSPVNKRAGEGRDSYLQKRQRILGSLTNLVEIDLIRSFQPMPILENDIKSDYRVLISRYSHRPQAELYAFNLKDYLPAFSLPLRSEDIEPTVNLQQLFSEIYDKAGYDYRINYTS
- a CDS encoding Uma2 family endonuclease, which gives rise to MLQVKDKLTLAEFLAIPEGDVTYELVDGEVIPKMSPKKFHSRLTRVLLQLLDEWCAGRGEVCPELAIKLTRRGRDWVPTPDILYISADRFPPDWEEDGACPVPPELAIEIISPGQTFGQLAAKARDYLDAGVLRVWVVDSQARSITVFYPDAPPQTYMGDTPLIDSLFDGLEITAEQVFQLARIPG
- the rsmD gene encoding 16S rRNA (guanine(966)-N(2))-methyltransferase RsmD; its protein translation is MSLRIYGNRQLKTLPGQTTRPTLARVREAVFNIWQGTIEDCRWLDLCAGTGSMGAEALCRGASYVVGIEKSSRACGIIQQNWQQVVQPGQTFEVLRGDVVQRLKMLEGQKFDRIYFDPPYASNLYQSVLDTIAQYQLLNEDGEIAVEHSPDLWNVEEIPSLEICREKVYGNTALRFYCQN
- a CDS encoding LysM peptidoglycan-binding domain-containing protein gives rise to the protein MTQTYIVKKGDTLAQIAEMFYGTRNWKPIYEANRKLIGLDTNTIVPDQQLVIPDLYTVQTGDTLTRIAKSYYGNPFDWPRIYRANRDVIGENPRQIIPGQLLVIPY
- the hisH gene encoding imidazole glycerol phosphate synthase subunit HisH: MSLIAVVDYDMGNLHSVCKGLEKAGAIPKITDSPTDIAQADAVVLPGVGSFDPAVQQLRSRGLVEPIKQALASGKPFLGICLGLQILFDRSEEGNEPGLGIIPGIVRRFRPEPGLTIPHMGWNQLEFTQPKVSLWQGLSSESWVYFVHSYYVDPVDPKICAATVTHGSQKVTAAIARNNLMAVQFHPEKSSTTGLQILSNFVAQVQSPVLV
- a CDS encoding peptidase C15 translates to MTKKILLTSFTTWQPHQKSNSSDDLLIELAKSTDRNPPAATSPSLSFLRQLPVDVQQASSRAIAQIDSLNPDIIICCGMAEGRQQLTVESNATSENHVIKTWVNLDKLIADLKVTQISHDAGKFVCEGLYYSILKYLRDRQLNSRCIFVHIPIITPDNVADIKTDFSQIIDRLALLN